A stretch of Fusarium poae strain DAOMC 252244 chromosome 2, whole genome shotgun sequence DNA encodes these proteins:
- a CDS encoding hypothetical protein (TransMembrane:1 (o6-26i)), which translates to MALTELLISPWAPLGLVVAIVAWYILPWISNKDLRGIPAPFPAQFSNLWLLSTCRKGKRYEIVDQVHKKLGVVVRIAPNHVSIADSEAINTIYGHGNGFLKADFYDTFVSIRRGLFNTRDRAEHSRKRKIVSHTFAPKSVLEFEPYIRQNLEVFIKQWDRIASNKERDGYGRVDCLNWFNFLAFDIIADLAFGKPFGMLESGADIAEVKASPTSPTIYAPAVEIMNRRGEVSVTLGCLPQLKPYAKYLPDPFFSQGLQAVENLAGIAIARVSERLERGGDSTRKDLLARLMQGRDEKGEPLGRDELTAEALTQLIAGSDTTSNSSCALLYHVVRTPGVMQKLYEEVTAAIPEGEDIPDFESVKHLPYLGHCINETLRIHSPSGIGLPREIPPHHKGVTIHGRYFGPGTVLSVPTYTIHHSTEIWGPDAEEFKPERWETLTDRQKNAFIPFSYGPRSCVGRNLAELQLRVITATWIKRYNVILRQDVMETREGFLRKPMGLDVGLARR; encoded by the exons TGCATGGTATATCCTACCATGGATCAGCAACAAAGACCTCCGCGGTATTCCCGCACCTTTCCCAGCACAATTCAGCAACCTCTGGTTACTGTCCACTTGTCGAAAAGGGAAACGATACGAAATCGTTGATCAAGTTCACAAGAAGCTGGGCGTTGTCGTGCGCATTGCACCAAATCACGTATCAATTGCCGATTCCGAGGCTATCAACACCATCTATGGTCACGGAAATGGTTTCTTGAAAGC TGACTTTTACGACACCTTTGTATCTATCCGTCGCGGTCTTTTCAACACACGCGACAGAGCTGAACACTCTCGCAAGAGAAAGATTGTTTCGCATACTTTTGCTCCCAAGTCTGTTCTCGAGTTTGAGCCTTATATCCGACAGAATCTTGAAGTCTTTATCAAGCAGTGGGATCGCATCGCTAGCAACAAAGAGCGCGATGGCTACGGACGCGTTGACTGTCTCAACTGGTTCAATTTTCTCGCTTTTGACATCATCGCGGACCTGGCTTTCGGCAAGCCATTTG GTATGCTTGAATCTGGTGCCGATATTGCTGAAGTAAAGGCTTCTCCCACCAGTCCTACTATCTATGCCCCAGCCGTCGAAATCATGAACCGTCGTGGTGAAGTCTCAGTAACTCTCGGCTGTCTCCCTCAACTCAAGCCCTACGCCAAGTATCTCCCTGATCCCTTCTTTAGCCAGGGTCTCCAGGCCGTTGAGAATCTCGCTGGTATCGCCATTGCACGTGTTAGCGAACGTCTAGAGCGCGGTGGTGACTCTACCCGAAAGGACCTTTTGGCTCGTCTTATGCAGGGTCGTGATGAGAAGGGTGAACCTCTTGGACGCGATGAACTTACTGCCGAGGCACTTACTCAGTTGATTGCGGGTAGTGACACAACTTCCAACTCTTCTTGCGCTTTGTTGTATCATGTTGTCAGGACACCTGGAGTCATGCAGAAGCTATATGAAGAGGTCACTGCTGCTATACCCGAGGGCGAAGACATTCCTGATTTCGAGTCTGTAAAGCATCTTCCCTACCTCGGCCACTGCATCAACGAGACCCTTCGAATTCACTCCCCTTCTGGTATCGGTCTGCCCCGTGAGATCCCTCCTCATCATAAGGGAGTGACTATCCACGGACGGTACTTTGGTCCCGGCACAGTTCTCAGTGTACCTACATACACAATCCATCACTCGACAGAAATCTGGGGTCCTGATGCCGAAGAATTCAAGCCTGAGCGTTGGGAGACCTTGACTGATAGGCAGAAGAATGCCTTTATTCCTTTTAGCTACGGGCCTCGTTCTTGTGTCGGGCGCAACCTTGCGGAACTTCAACTTAGGGTCATCACAGCCACATGGATTAAGCGATACAATGTCATTTTGAGACAGGATGTTATGGAAACACGGGAAGGGTTTCTGCGCAAACCAATGGGATTGGATGTGGGATTGGCTAGACGATAA
- a CDS encoding hypothetical protein (SECRETED:SignalP(1-18)), producing MKFTSITAVLASVTAVSAGWESVYIVNSRKGNEISSGCAYYTDNAGAWGRRPDDYVDVTHGRHHVWEGKRTACRFGSGVTFNVDINANAFDQNNNAWVGGGNNGFKQFTCHKTHDRAATVPTLYTVDGWTVQGIYWCREYVGGKRDWTA from the exons ATGAAGTTCACCTCTATCACAGCTGTCCTGGCCAGTGTCACTGCCGTCAGTGCTGGATGGGAGTCAGTCTATATTGTCAACTCCAGAAAAGGCAATGAGATCTCCAGTGGCTGCGCCTACTACACGGACAACGCCGGTGCCTGGGGTAGACGCCCTGACGACTACGTCGACGTTACCCACGGGCGGCACCACGTTTGGGAAGGCAAACGTACCGCTT GTCGATTTGGTTCTGGGGTCACTTTTAATGTCGATATCAACGCTAATGCCTTTGACCAAAACAACAACGCCTGGGTTGGAGGTGGGAACAATGGTTTCAAGCAGTTCACTTGTCACAAAACTCATGACAGGGCTGCCACTGTTCCAACTCTGTATACTGTAGATGGATGGACTGTTCAAGGTATCTACTGGTGCAGGGAGTATGTTGGAGGCAAGCGAGATTGGACTGCGTAG
- a CDS encoding hypothetical protein (TransMembrane:12 (i56-78o90-112i119-138o144-164i176-196o208-228i249-270o290-307i319-337o343-365i377-403o409-429i)), whose product MFPQQEHDADSEMVHPALQEIKSEQQETRADGVLSSGEISDGEVARDVSPPPDGALCGHFLFMNTWGFINSFGIFQTYYTTFLQRDPSDISWIGSIQVFLSFFIGAFVGRYIDSGHLRLVLSCGTVLVLVGIFTASLSTQYWQLLLSQGICCGLGNGFLVTPAVSVTSTYFDKRRSLAIGISTCGSVTGALVFNAMARQLLPTAGFGWTMRAIGFVQAATLLFVVVCMKTRLPPTKSGRLVEWVAFKQLDYTFFTIGMFFNFWAVFFGYYYIASYSRDIINPTLTYTDSLNLLLILNGVGVFGRMIANHYADTFGPLELLIPSCLVAAIAMFSWIAVHTPTHAYVWTVFYGIIGGSILSLFPAGISSLTTDLSTRGAYIGMNFSIISFATLSGNPIAGAIITAMGGRYLGAQLFMGSSFIVGTAFIVAAKTYHVR is encoded by the exons ATGTTCCCTCAACAGGAACATGATGCTGATTCCGAAATGGTTCATCCAGCCCTCCAGGAAATCAAATCAGAACAACAGGAAACCAGAGCAGACGGCGTGCTCAGTTCTGGTGAGATCAGTGATGGTGAAGTGGCACGGGACGTTTCCCCACCACCAGACGGAG CTTTATGTGGCCATTTTCTCTTTATGAATACATGGGGTTTCATCAACAGCTTTGGTATCTTCCAAACGTACTACACAACGTTTCTCCAACGCGACCCGTCTGATATCTCCTGGATCGGTTCTATCCAAGTTTTCCTCAGTTTCTTTATTGGTGCCTTTGTTGGCAGGTACATTGATTCAGGACATCTACGTTTAGTTCTGTCCTGCGGTACAGTTCTAGTACTCGTCGGTATCTTTACCGCCTCCCTCTCCACCCAGTACTGGCAGTTACTTCTTTCGCAAGGAATTTGCTGTGGACTAGGCAACGGCTTCCTCGTCACCCCTGCAGTGTCTGTCACTTCTACTTACTTTGATAAACGGCGTTCGCTGGCTATTGGAATTTCAACCTGTGGCTCTGTCACTGGGGCACTTGTATTCAATGCCATGGCTAGACAGCTATTACCTACTGCCGGGTTTGGCTGGACGATGCGTGCGATTGGATTTGTGCAAGCAGCTACACTCTTGTTTGTCGTTGTGTGCATGAAGACAAGACTTCCTCCCACCAAGTCTGGCAGGCTGGTTGAATGGGTTGCTTTCAAGCAACTTGATTACACATTTTTCACCATTGGGATGTTCTTT AACTTCTGGGCTGTCTTCTTTGGGTATTACTACATCGCTTCCTACAGCCGCGACATCATCAACCCAACTCTTACCTACACAGACTCATTGAATCTCCTTCTCATTCTCAATGGAGTCGGTGTTTTCGGTCGCATGATAGCAAATCACTATGCCGACACATTTGGACCCTTGGAATTGTTGATACCGTCATGTCTAGTGGCTGCTATTGCCATGTTTTCGTGGATTGCTGTTCATACCCCTACTCATGCATATGTATGGACAGTTTTCTACGGTATCATCGGCGGTAGCATTCTGAGTCTATTCCCGGCTGGGATCTCAAGCTTGACTACTGATTTATCCACTAGAGGCGCATACATTGGGATGAATTTTTCCATCATCAGTTTTGCAACCCTTTCGGGTAATCCTATTGCGGGTGCAATAATCACGGCCATGGGAGGGAGGTATCTTGGTGCGCAACTGTTTATGGGCAGTAGTTTTATTGTCGGTACTGCATTTATTGTAGCAGCCAAGACTTATCATGTTAGATAG